One genomic segment of Hydrogenobacter sp. includes these proteins:
- a CDS encoding M48 family metalloprotease, with protein MRKVLNLLLFLLVGCAPTISNGNLFNILPEDKEIEIGNSYIPYAVEENDGLYPDRRVQDYVRSVGMIIAKHTPRKLPYKFFVVNSDAINAFALPGGPVFITRGLLLKLNSESELAGVLGHELGHINARHHAKFLEKMYAINILFNIGSAIVADKPYAQALLQFGQIGGKLLALKFSRDQEKQADELGVVYALKAGYDPSGLLGVFETFKKMEKVNSPEWLQTHPLPESRIKDVEREIESIKPSGSLIYDSDEFHRIKGLLKETEGSYREFYAGKKAYQQKNYPEALSHFKKAVELYDENYEAHLYIAYILANTGDVSQALAHAEKAYRIMPDVFSTNYVYGFVLFKSGRYSESVQKLERAKKLIPDDADTYYYAGRDYEALGDFSKAIDNYKSALELSNGKAPWTADAKERLRRLQNM; from the coding sequence ATGAGAAAGGTCCTTAATTTATTGCTTTTTTTGTTAGTTGGCTGTGCTCCAACAATTAGCAACGGTAATCTCTTTAATATACTGCCAGAGGACAAAGAGATAGAGATAGGAAACAGCTATATACCTTACGCTGTAGAGGAAAACGACGGATTATATCCAGACAGAAGGGTTCAGGATTACGTAAGAAGCGTGGGTATGATCATAGCAAAACATACACCGAGAAAACTCCCTTACAAGTTTTTTGTGGTAAACTCGGATGCTATCAATGCCTTTGCCTTACCGGGAGGTCCCGTATTTATCACGAGAGGTCTTTTACTTAAGCTAAACAGCGAAAGTGAACTTGCTGGAGTATTGGGACACGAACTTGGGCATATAAATGCAAGACATCACGCCAAATTTTTAGAAAAGATGTACGCCATAAACATACTTTTTAACATAGGATCTGCTATCGTAGCGGACAAACCGTACGCTCAAGCTCTTTTACAGTTCGGTCAGATAGGCGGAAAGCTTTTAGCTCTCAAATTCAGCAGGGATCAGGAAAAACAAGCTGATGAGCTTGGAGTTGTTTATGCATTAAAGGCAGGGTATGACCCAAGTGGTTTGCTTGGAGTCTTTGAGACATTCAAAAAGATGGAAAAGGTTAACTCACCTGAATGGTTACAGACCCATCCCCTACCCGAAAGCAGGATCAAAGATGTGGAAAGGGAGATAGAAAGTATAAAACCCTCTGGAAGTCTCATATACGATTCGGACGAATTTCATCGCATAAAAGGGCTTTTGAAAGAGACGGAAGGTTCTTACAGGGAATTTTATGCGGGCAAAAAGGCGTATCAGCAGAAAAATTATCCCGAAGCTCTTTCCCACTTTAAAAAAGCTGTGGAGTTATACGATGAAAATTACGAGGCGCACCTTTATATAGCCTACATTCTCGCAAATACGGGTGATGTATCCCAGGCACTGGCTCATGCGGAAAAGGCTTATAGGATCATGCCAGATGTATTTTCCACAAACTATGTCTATGGTTTTGTACTCTTCAAATCAGGGAGATACTCAGAATCGGTTCAAAAGTTGGAGAGAGCAAAGAAACTCATACCTGACGATGCGGATACGTATTACTACGCGGGTAGAGATTATGAAGCGCTTGGAGATTTCTCAAAAGCTATAGACAACTACAAGAGTGCCTTAGAGTTGTCCAATGGCAAAGCTCCATGGACTGCTGATGCGAAAGAGAGACTTAGGAGACTTCAGAACATGTGA
- a CDS encoding YbhB/YbcL family Raf kinase inhibitor-like protein, translating to MKIESQSFKDGEVIPKKYTCDGENVSPQVMWSNFPAGTKSFVILVDDPDAPAGTFTHWVVYDIPANITSLKEDFPKSEHVGSIKQGMNDFGKIGYGGPCPPKGHGYHRYFFKIYALNVESLGLPPGVTKREVESKMRGHILSQGQLVGKYRRD from the coding sequence ATGAAAATAGAAAGCCAGTCTTTTAAAGATGGTGAGGTCATACCTAAAAAGTACACTTGCGATGGTGAGAATGTCTCACCACAAGTTATGTGGTCAAACTTTCCTGCTGGAACTAAATCTTTTGTAATACTGGTTGATGATCCTGACGCCCCAGCTGGAACCTTCACCCATTGGGTAGTTTACGACATACCTGCAAATATCACATCCCTTAAGGAAGATTTTCCCAAAAGCGAGCATGTGGGTAGTATAAAGCAGGGGATGAACGACTTTGGGAAGATAGGCTATGGAGGACCCTGCCCACCGAAGGGGCATGGTTATCACAGATACTTTTTTAAGATTTATGCTCTTAATGTGGAGAGCCTGGGCTTACCACCCGGAGTTACCAAAAGGGAAGTGGAAAGTAAGATGAGAGGACACATACTTTCACAGGGACAGCTTGTAGGTAAATACAGGAGAGATTAG
- the rimM gene encoding ribosome maturation factor RimM (Essential for efficient processing of 16S rRNA), with protein LKSIFLKRKGGDYIPFEIESVKQHGKYVIVKFSGCESLDEAERYVSAKVFLPSHKLPKRKRDEYYYYELEGLEVYTESGKSLGKVTGVTQVKPYHLLELDHGRGYIPFVRQLVKEVDIKRKRIKVSDILSELYSE; from the coding sequence GGCTGAAAAGTATCTTCCTGAAAAGGAAGGGAGGGGATTATATACCCTTTGAGATAGAAAGCGTAAAACAACACGGGAAGTATGTGATCGTAAAGTTCTCCGGATGCGAGAGTTTAGATGAAGCAGAAAGGTACGTATCAGCCAAAGTATTTTTACCTTCGCATAAGCTTCCAAAGCGAAAAAGGGATGAGTACTATTACTACGAGCTTGAAGGTTTGGAGGTTTACACAGAAAGTGGAAAATCTTTGGGCAAAGTCACTGGAGTAACACAAGTCAAACCCTATCATCTTCTTGAACTTGATCACGGTAGAGGATACATCCCTTTTGTAAGACAATTGGTGAAGGAAGTGGACATTAAAAGAAAAAGAATAAAGGTGTCTGACATTCTTTCTGAGCTTTACTCTGAGTAG
- a CDS encoding protein phosphatase 2C domain-containing protein has protein sequence MMFQVKACGMTHKGKIRDKNEDALLMNNTILQEELMASPICFEIQDSYLIFAVADGLGGHACGEVASLMVLKTLMEEKPKDAESLNHTLHKARDRLETFAQENPHAYGLGSAIAGLVMSQKGVFVFNVGDCRVYGIKEQKVKRLTSDHTEVERLLKLGYITEQEAKHHPYRHMLTSALVGNASFREFEVFIKKVNGSGSFVICSDGLWELVEDEELIYPPKELMLLALSRGGKDNISFIKLEVL, from the coding sequence ATGATGTTTCAGGTAAAAGCTTGCGGTATGACTCATAAAGGTAAGATAAGAGATAAAAATGAAGATGCATTGCTTATGAACAACACTATCTTACAAGAGGAGCTTATGGCTTCTCCTATCTGTTTTGAGATTCAAGATAGTTATCTAATATTCGCAGTTGCTGATGGTCTTGGTGGTCACGCCTGTGGAGAGGTAGCAAGCCTTATGGTGCTTAAAACCCTTATGGAAGAAAAACCAAAAGATGCTGAAAGCTTAAATCATACCTTGCACAAAGCAAGGGATCGCTTGGAAACCTTTGCCCAAGAGAATCCTCACGCTTATGGCTTAGGTTCTGCGATTGCCGGACTCGTAATGAGTCAAAAGGGGGTATTTGTCTTTAACGTGGGAGACTGTAGGGTTTACGGGATAAAGGAACAAAAAGTCAAAAGACTCACTTCCGACCACACAGAGGTAGAGAGACTGCTTAAACTTGGATACATCACGGAGCAAGAAGCTAAACATCATCCATACAGACACATGCTTACGTCAGCCCTCGTAGGAAATGCGTCATTCAGAGAGTTTGAGGTTTTTATAAAGAAGGTAAATGGATCTGGAAGTTTCGTTATATGTTCCGATGGCTTGTGGGAGCTTGTGGAGGATGAAGAACTAATTTATCCACCCAAAGAGTTAATGTTACTGGCACTCTCAAGGGGAGGTAAAGACAACATAAGTTTTATTAAATTAGAAGTATTATGA
- a CDS encoding KaiC domain-containing protein, with the protein MDEKFRESEEIRKPEVVEESIWVAGEALKKAPKMYGIPTGVEGLDELFFVADVSDGKIVKRSLGGLPAYSVTNITGVSDTGKTLIAEQYTIMQAERGETVAFITVEAPAPFVSVGLRERAKAMGFEFESIQDRIVLIDAASHSKLRENIPDLLATLAYAIKNYKVRHVIIDSVTGLYEAKEMLARTVVRQLFNFMKKWYQTAIFISQKRSGHEELTAEAAGGYAVSHIVDCSMVLSKELILTQAQSKIYKKPIGEMVRLFRIDGCRLCGHDTQTHFMEITELGLVKIGPPLSGG; encoded by the coding sequence ATGGATGAGAAATTCAGGGAGTCAGAAGAGATAAGAAAGCCTGAAGTAGTAGAAGAAAGCATATGGGTAGCAGGTGAAGCCCTAAAGAAAGCCCCTAAAATGTATGGTATCCCAACTGGTGTGGAAGGGCTTGATGAACTTTTCTTCGTAGCTGATGTATCGGATGGTAAAATAGTGAAAAGATCTCTTGGCGGTCTGCCTGCTTATTCGGTTACTAACATAACGGGTGTTTCCGATACTGGTAAAACACTCATTGCGGAACAGTACACCATAATGCAGGCGGAAAGAGGTGAAACTGTAGCTTTTATCACTGTTGAAGCTCCTGCCCCATTTGTGAGTGTTGGATTGCGGGAGAGAGCCAAAGCGATGGGTTTTGAGTTTGAAAGTATTCAGGACAGGATAGTGCTGATAGATGCCGCGAGCCATTCAAAGTTGAGGGAGAATATACCTGATCTCCTTGCCACCTTAGCGTACGCCATAAAAAATTACAAAGTGAGACACGTGATTATAGATTCAGTTACAGGTTTATATGAGGCTAAGGAGATGCTTGCGAGAACTGTAGTGAGACAGCTTTTTAACTTTATGAAGAAGTGGTATCAAACCGCAATTTTCATATCTCAAAAAAGGAGCGGACACGAAGAGCTTACCGCCGAAGCGGCTGGAGGTTACGCTGTGAGCCACATAGTGGATTGTTCTATGGTCCTATCCAAAGAGCTTATTCTGACGCAGGCACAATCAAAAATATACAAAAAACCTATAGGGGAGATGGTCAGGTTGTTTAGGATAGACGGCTGTAGGCTTTGCGGTCATGACACGCAAACACACTTTATGGAGATAACCGAACTTGGTCTTGTCAAAATAGGACCTCCTCTCTCCGGTGGATGA
- a CDS encoding c-type cytochrome, translated as MRKFVLVAVVGLIGFTFANEQLAKQKGCMACHDLKVKKVGPAYGDVAKKYAERKDAVDYLAKKIKQGGSGVWGSVPMPPQNVTDAEAKQLAQWILSVK; from the coding sequence ATGAGGAAATTTGTGCTGGTAGCCGTGGTAGGGCTGATAGGTTTCACCTTTGCCAATGAACAGCTGGCAAAGCAAAAAGGCTGTATGGCGTGCCACGATCTTAAAGTGAAAAAGGTAGGACCTGCTTATGGGGATGTAGCCAAGAAGTATGCGGAAAGGAAAGATGCTGTTGATTATCTTGCAAAGAAGATAAAGCAAGGTGGTTCTGGAGTTTGGGGTTCTGTACCTATGCCTCCTCAGAATGTAACCGATGCTGAGGCAAAACAGCTTGCCCAGTGGATACTTTCTGTAAAGTAA
- a CDS encoding MBL fold metallo-hydrolase gives MAAKLIFNTQDHKVAFYEELTPASAVQANQYLIIHKGEGMLLDPGGHKVFPKLLSDISISILIPTDNIKYILLSHQDPDIVASINGWLITTKAVAYISKLWMRFLPHFGLDSQLEERILPIDDGGTKVSLNDCELLILPAHFLHSPGNFQVYDPCSKILFSGDLGASLGQDYFFVEDFDSHIKYMEGFHRRYMTSNKILKFWVNMVRQLDIETIAPQHGAVFKGKEMVNRFLDWLENLEVGVDLMTQDKYKLPV, from the coding sequence ATGGCTGCTAAACTCATATTTAACACTCAAGATCACAAGGTAGCTTTTTACGAGGAACTCACGCCAGCGAGTGCAGTTCAGGCAAACCAGTATCTTATAATACACAAGGGGGAAGGTATGCTTCTTGATCCGGGAGGTCACAAGGTATTTCCCAAACTTTTATCTGACATTTCCATTTCCATACTCATACCCACAGATAATATAAAGTACATCTTGCTGTCACATCAGGACCCTGACATAGTCGCTTCTATTAATGGCTGGCTTATAACTACAAAAGCTGTAGCGTACATATCCAAACTTTGGATGAGATTTTTACCCCACTTTGGTCTTGACTCTCAGCTTGAGGAGAGGATTTTGCCTATAGATGATGGTGGAACGAAGGTAAGTCTCAACGATTGTGAACTACTTATCCTGCCAGCTCACTTCTTGCACTCCCCGGGTAATTTTCAGGTTTATGATCCCTGTTCCAAGATACTCTTCTCAGGTGACCTTGGTGCTTCCTTAGGTCAGGATTACTTCTTCGTAGAAGACTTTGACAGTCACATAAAGTACATGGAGGGTTTTCACAGAAGATACATGACAAGCAATAAGATCTTGAAGTTCTGGGTAAACATGGTAAGACAGCTTGACATTGAAACCATAGCACCTCAACACGGAGCTGTATTTAAGGGGAAAGAGATGGTAAACAGATTTCTTGATTGGCTTGAGAATCTTGAGGTAGGTGTGGACCTTATGACGCAGGACAAGTACAAGCTGCCTGTTTGA